The following nucleotide sequence is from Rattus norvegicus strain BN/NHsdMcwi chromosome 13, GRCr8, whole genome shotgun sequence.
TTATACCTTACAGCAAAACCCCGAAgactctccctccatcttcctgcctcttccctctcttctctcccttcttagtAAAAATGAATGGAAACCTCTTCAGTGGCTGAGAAATGCTCATTACTTGGAAGTTCTAGGAAGTCCTCTCACATGTCGCTGAGCACCCTAGAGCGTCTGTGCCGGCATCGTACATGACAGGCAGGCTCAGGTAGACAGTGCAAGGTTGGATTGTCCTGTGGCAGGTGAACCACGTTTAGAGCCTTTGCTACGATGTTTAGCTTAAACAGACCAGGGAGTGACCGGAGCAAGCAGATGGAATGTCTGACTGCTGCTACCCTGCAGGTTTGTGGATCTACACACTTAGATAGCTGTGTATTAGGTGCAGTTTAATGTCTGACTCTTGTCATGTTCGCAGTCCTTTTGGCACACCTTTGAAGCAATAATTGATTTAAAAGAGAACTTGCACATAATCTGGTAGAACCAGATTTCTATTATTATTTGTCTTTGTAAATAAAGGCTGGGTAACATACTTTAGAAATATCTATGTTTTAatctaggtgtggtggcatatgcccgCATTCCCAGCTctcaggggacagagacagaagaatcgtaagtgtgaggtcagcctgggctatgtagggAGTTACATATCAAAAAACTTCTTTTCCCGTTTTATAGTAGTGGGAATTGAGCTTAGgacttgtgcatgctaggcaagcccccTACCATTAAGCTGCATCCCTCCCCCCAAATAAGGTAAAAGCATATATATGCTCCTTAATTCAAACACATGAAagtgctgtttctttctttcttttttttttcttttcttttcttttcttttctttttttcggagctggggaccgaacccaggaccttgagcttgctaggtaagcgctctaccactgagctaaatccccaaccctgaaagtGCTGTTTCTTAAATATCTAGTTCTTCTCTGGAGGTTCCTTTGCATTTCCCCTTTCCGCTTTTCTAATGTTTTGCTCAGAGAGCCTTTTGCAAATGTGCATTAAATCTGTCTCCTAATGGACAAACCTTGAATCACTTTCAGCCTGTTGATACATATGTAAATCTTtcgtgattttctttttgttgttacaaATGACTGAATTGGTACCATTGTGCACACAGTCTGATATTTTTGAGGTCAGAGTTCTAGAAAAAGAATTTCCAGAGGCATAGCTATTCAGAGAGTGTACACAGTTGTCATTGTTGGTTGGTTTAATATGCCAGCAGTGTGAAATTTAGCAAAGATCCTAGATCTGAAACCAGTGAGGCTTGTGCTTAAATTCTAGCTGTATTGCTTCCTGACTGCACACCTTCTCTCCCAGTGTCCACTTTGTCTTATCCCCCAAGGCTGTTCCTGGTGTATAGACTAGATCCATTAACAGCCACTATAAAGGTATCATAAAGATGAAGTTACTTTTCTATGTAATGCTTACTAGTATGCCTTTCAAGTAGTTTCCACTCAAGGGATGGCGTTCTTCCCCTCCCGTAACTGTGACCTGAAAGCTAAGATCAACAGACTTGTTTTAGACGTAACTGCCCTTTTTCAAGACCTTATTTAACTTAAGTAGCTGGGCACTGCCTGGCCCTTGACCATCCTAAGATTCAGAATTTGGCAACCAACCATGTCTTTTGATAGCCACCATCATGGTGGGTCACTGGTCACTGGCGATGACTTGGGAGGTGCCCTTACTTAGTATGTCTGCCCCTTTCTTTCCTAGCTAACTAGCATAGTCTCTTCCTCTGTAGATGTCATTGTCCCTGAGAATGGAGAGACAGTTGGGACCAGAGAGATCAAATCCTGCATCCGACAGATCCAGGAGCTCATCATCTCCAGACTTAACCAGGCAGTGGCCAACAAGCTCATCAGCTCTGTGGATTACCTACGGGAAAGCTTCGTGGGGACCCTGGAGCGGTGTCTACAGAGCCTTGAAAAGTCACAGGATGTCTCAGTGCACATTACCAGCAATTATCTCAAACAGGTGTGAGAAGAGTGGTTGTTATGATGCTGTAACACAGGTAACATCTGGGACAATTCATAGACAACCCCAACTTCAAATTAGCCAAGGATTTCCCTTTGAGACAGTCTAGTTATAATGAGTTGTAAACTTATAGGAGATACAAATGAATAGGAAGTAAAAGAACCTATTTAGTACAAAATGGGGGTGATGAACTtgagtgtatatacatatgcgtgtgtggtgtgtgtattgttcatttacatacatacatatgtgtaacacacacatatatattaaatatataataaatgtggAAACACTTGGACTGTATTGCAATTCTTTGggcaggcagaaggaaggaatggGGCACATGGTAGCCAAgactaggctgcccttgaacttgctgtTTTATtcaaggctggacttgaactaattctcctgcttccacctctgaAGTGATGTAATTACTGGCATGTGCTGTGTCCAGTTAGATTGTGgatctttgttttttgagacagggtctcactctgtagacctggctggctaGAAACTTGCTAtagagatcaggctggcctcagcatGCAGGAGTAAAGGTGTGCACAGCCACACCCAGCTTGGACTCGCTCTTGAAGTTGTTCAGAGACGGCTGTCTGCATACGCCCCTTCATGTGTTCTCTTCCAGATCTTAAATGCCGCTTACCATGTTGAAGTCACTTTTCACTCGGGGTCCTCAGTTACACGGATGCTTTGGGAACAAATCAAGCAGGTGAGTGTCCCCAGAGGAGTCACTCCAGTTCACGCGTGGCTCCCTTACAGTGCAGACTCGCCAACAGAACAGACTCTTAGAACAGGCTGTTAAAGCAGGGTGGCCCTCTTCCTGGTGTGTCTCTCTGACAATGCTGTCATATGCCTCGTCTTAATTACTACTAACGTTCCTTTAGCTCTTTAAAAAGccatacatttatataatactTGGTGAAGCCACAAAATTCCACATTATTAGGTTTCTTTATCTGTCTTATATTCAGCCTAAATGTTTCCTCAAAACTAGGtattgttggggctggggatgtagcttggGTGTAGATGGTTTACCTCACGTATGCAAGGCCATaggtttgattccccagaaccacaaaagtgaacaaacaaacacTGAGTCAATGATAGTGGCACATGcagcctttaaacccagcattggggaggcagagacaggcagatctctgtgaattcaaggccagcctggtctacatagagagctccaggacagccagggcgatGCAGAGAGACACCCtgtttgaaacaaaacaaacacacacagagaactaaACATTGCTGTTAGGGGCCAAGAGTGTgggtcctgccctgccctgtccctGAGGATAATACACTGAGGGCTGTGAGCTCTTAGACCAGGCTTACTGCCCtttgtgcctgcctctgcctgaacCCTGGGTCTGAGGTAGGCAGCATTAGAGTTGAGATTGGATTTCATAGACTCCTGAGTTTAGAGCCGCTCTGGTGAGAGAGAACTCAGAGAAGGAAGGGCATTGTCGGAGTTGCCTGGgagcttcttctccttccttcaatGATCACACTGTCCTCATCTTGGCAGATCATCCAGCGTATCACATGGGTGAATCCACCCACCATCACCCTAGAGTGGAAGAGGAAGGTGGCCCAGGAAGCCATCGACAGCCTCAGTGCCTCCAAACTGGCCAAGAGCATTTGCAGCCAGTTCCGTACTCGGCTCAATAGTTCGCACGAGGCTTTTGCGGCCTCCTTGAGGCAGGTGCGTATGCAGGAAAAGAGTCTCCTCTAGAGAAAAATGGTGTGCTCTCTGTCATCcttgtagttttaaaaattacttctttACTCTGTTAAAGAATAATTTGTTACAGTAAGTTTCATCAACATATTTGGATGTGGATCTTTTTCTAACTCTAGGAAAGTTAGAGGGAGGGCAGTTAATTTTTGTCCATATAACTGAGTGAGAAAGGAGTATGGAGGAGTGCAACTTTATATACGTTTATACAGTAGTTTAAGAGTGAATGAGAAGAATGACTTGCTAACTCTACTCTAGTTCACAGTTACGGGCCCCATATTTGtgtaggggagagggagggagggagggagggggggagagagagagagagagagagagagagagaatataaatatgtgtgttagGCATCTCATAGGAACATGACTATCGATGACTCACTGTCATTGTCCTAAGCATGTCATGTCCATGTGCTCAGCTCTCAGAGATCCTATTATTTCTGTGTAACAGATGAGGGGCTGAGGTGAGGGACGGGAGAAGTCTTAGCGTTGTCTTTTTCTGCTTCCCTCCTAGCTGGAAGCTGGCCATTCAGGCCGTCTGGAGAAAACTGAAGATCTGTGGCTTAAGGTTCGAAAAGACCACGCCCCCCGTCTGGCCCGCCTTTCACTAGAGAGCCGGTCTTTACAGGACGTCTTGCTTCACCGTGAGTCCTGGCTTCTTTAAAGTAGATTGGAAGTTCAGCATCCTCTGGCATTTTTATGCCTGGCCTCCAAGAATCGCAGTGTCAGGCTACTACTTCCTCGCACAGCTCCCTCAGCACTTAGTGATGTCTGTGAGTCCTGCTTGGTGCTGCTTCTGTAACGTGAACAGCACGATCACAGTTTATCCCACGTCATGCAACTCAGAATACACTTGAATTCTTCCCAGTGCATGACTGCAGGGTTACAACTCTGGCCTCTTGACAGGGCTGCATCTAAGAATTTAAAGAGAATGCTTTAAGTCCCTATTCCACCGTTCTTTCTATCTTATAGGTAAACCTAAATTAGGACAGGAACTAGGCCGGGGCCAATATGGTGTGGTGTACCTGTGTGACAACTGGGGGGGACACTTCCCTTGTGCCCTCAAGTCAGTTGTTCCTCCAGACGAGAAGCACTGGAACGACCTGGCGTTGGAGTTTCACTACATGAGGTAGGCCTTGGTTTCATTAACCTCTCTGGGGAAGACCCAGAGAGGCTGAAAGCCTGGGACAGGTTTCCTACACAAGCTGCAGCGTCCTGTCCCTCCAGATGCACATTCCAAAATGTTCTAACTAACTAGTGATTTGGCCCAGACATGCTATCTTTCCTTAGTCTTTTCCCATCATGATTCTCAATTTTTGGTGCTGTTATCTTTCTTAGTCACTAAGGACTGTCAGTATTGATAGTCCGTGGGCTTTTGGCTTTAATGGAGAAGcagttctcctttccttctgtctggAGTTGGACTAAGTGTggccctgagattctttctttctgCATCCTCGTATCTCACACAGAATCAGAGCCCAAGCGTAGTTTCCAAAACCTCTTTTTCTCATAGGTCTTTGCCAAAGCATGAGCGGCTGGTAGATCTCCATGGCTCAGTCATTGACTACAACTACGGTGGCGGCTCCAGCGTTGCTGTGTTGCTGATTATGGAGCGGCTGCACCGGGACCTCTACACAGGGCTGAAGGTGACTGAGGTGACGGGGTTGAGGGCAAGCTGGAACCAGGCTCAACCCTTCCTTCCTGGACTTCGTCCTTTCCTGTTTATTCAGAACTTCTCACTTACTTAGAAATTGGAGTAACTGGGCTTTACTGaattaattatgtatatatatgtatatatattatatatataatatatatacatatatatatatattatacacatatataataaatctggAGAGATCCTATACCCACATAAACGTACTTACATCATCCATAACACAACATGCACAacatttaaagattttaaagGAATTCAGATGGAATTAGTTGTAAATACTCAGAGGCTCTGCATTCTAACAATCTAACACAAGTCCCCGTAAGACTTAAAGTGAAATCATTTATATGGGACCGGAGATGTAGCTTAGTGATAAAAATAACttgcttaggggttggggatttggctcagtggtagagcacttgcctaggaagcgcaaggtcctgggttcggtccccagccctgaaaaaaaagaacttgcTTGGCATGTGTGGTCTTGAGTTAAGACCCCATAGCCCCCAtagacacagggagaaagggaggggcgggggaggaggagagggagaggtgtgcagtagggGCAGGCACAAAAGTCAGTTATTAGATCTTGTTATGTGgtcttgacttttaaaaataaattggggTGTGCCACTGAAGAATTTTGTTTGAGGAAAGGTGAAACTCTCAATTGACTACTGAGTTTAAGCTGTCATCtaaaaaaaatcaccaacagGGAGTTAGGTTTCTCTTGTCTGTCCCCTGCATTGGATCTGAGTAGGAAGAGAGTGAGGCTGACCTCAGAGTGCCTGGCCTCCCCAGTATGAGCATACGTGGAGACTTTCAGAAGTAAGGTAGAGAAAACTTAGAAATGTTTCAGGAGTCACAAGAATTAGTGACATGAAAAAGAGATTCCAAGTAGTTCCCTCTTTACCTCAGGAACACACCAGAGGTTTTCTGTAAGTGGACTAGAAAATACCATTTGAGTTTTGGGGAGAAATTGATAGGGCATTTTTCAGAACCCCAAAGACCCTTGAGTAATCAGAATGACTTTGGAATTGGAACCCATAAACTCGAACCTGGCTAACCAAGCCTATAAAAGCAGTGATTGCAAATCCCTCACAAGGCTGGGCTAGAGTCGCTCTGATGCTGGGAGTGAGGTGCTGTTAGTCCTCAGACCTCTTCTGCTTGAGTCTGGGTGTGGTCCTGCTGACCACTGCAGCCTGCCAAAGGCTTCCTTCTGCTTTGTGTCCTGTGTAGCGTGTTCTTCCCTGCACCTCCCACTCACTGTTCTCCCCTCTGGTGCCACCATAAGTCATGTAGTTGGTCACAATTGGACATCTCTGTTGGGATCCGGAGCtgggctctgtttttttttttttttttttttttttttgttcttttttttcggagctggggaccgaacccagggccttgcgcttcctaggtaagcgctctaccactgagctaaatccccagcccccggagCTGGGCTCTTATGACACCTAGGCACTCTTGTCTTTTCAGGCTGGGCTTTCCCTGGAGACACGTTTGCAAATAGCTCTGGACGTGGTGGAGGGAATCCGCTTTCTGCACAGCCAGGGGCTTGTTCATCGGGATATCAAACTGAAAAATGTGCTGGTAAGATAGAGCTGTAGAGAGGAGGCTCCCTGGAGGGTTTGTGGAAAAGCACTTTGATTCTATGAAATGTCTACATGGAAAGTAGGAGAGTTAACACCATGGTGAGTGCATGGAGCTCTGGACTTAAGGACCAATTTCAATAGACTAGTGTCAAATACTTTTCCCTCCACTGTTGAGAAATTCTAACTTCACGGAAAGGTTAAGGGTGGCACATTGTATCCTATGTTCCTGCAAGGGTGCCCACTCAgtcatattttctatttattttcatgCATCATATGAAGTTAAATATGTCAGTGAGTGTCTCCTAAGAAAAGAAGTCTCCTATGTAATGAGAATGCCACTGCCACACTCAAGAAGGCTGACACTGATACAGTAGTGTTATCAACATATATTCTGTTGAGAGCTGACATGCATAAATGCACCTTACAAAGTCACATCACATCAATCATAAATCATTGTTTGACAGAGATGTCTTGAAAACATCTATTAGGGTCAGTGACATGGCTCAACTATGATAACGTAACAGGCTCTGGTACCTGTTATTAcacagcagaaggagagaacagacttctacaagttgccctctgacctataaacacacacaaaggaaataaataaaacgaataatttaggaaaaaaatacCTCCCAATATCACATGGTAACACTCCATGAAATTACAGTTTGGGGAAGAGAAAGATAGCCTGGAAATTGTAGATAGAAAGATAATAGACCATCAGGAACCAGAAGGGACATATTTATTCTCTAGGATCCACttttgcatgtttgtttttgtatcaCTCTTGTTCTTTCTACTGTATTAGGGTAGAGCCAAGGTCTTATATGCTGGTCCAGGTCTCCCACACCATAACCCTTTATTATCACTCTAAGTATTAAAGAATTGCTTTGGCTGATGAAGAGGGAAATCAGGTTGCCATCATGTTTTCCTCATTTTACCTTCATTACTCATTCTTCCAAGATTATAGTGATCCCAGTATATGTCAgggatataaagaaaaaatatggggAAGAGGACAGTAAGAGGAGAGATTCTTGGCTGGTGAGGTTGGAGGCAGGACTTTCTAAGTATTGCTTTGAGGCTGGGTATGCAGACAAAAGGTGACTCTGATCTGCTTTTTTGGCAGCTGGACAAACAAAACCGTGCCAAGATCACTGACTTAGGATTCTGCAAACCAGAAGCTATGATGTCAGGCAGCATTGTGGGAACACCGATTCATATGGCCCCTGAACTTTTCACAGGTAAAGTTAGAGGGCAAAGAGTGGATTTAGGCAGATTCCAGAAGTCTGACGTGGAATGCTTTCCCTCAGGGTAAAAAATGAGTTCAAGTACTGCTGGCAAGTCTGACAACGAAGAAGCCAGAACAGAGGGAGattaaagagggaaggaagaaaggaaggaaggaagaaaggaaggaaggaagaagggagggaaggaggaaagaaagaaaaaggtgtgAACGTGATGGGAGTTAGCAAGTAGTCTTTGGATGTTTCTGGGTCATTAACACTCCATCTGCCATACTTAGCACTTACTTAATCACAAAGTATTGGTTGAATAACTTCTAAATGATGGAACCTGTCATTAAAGAACCTATCAACATGGCGGTATATCAAGAGGTAAGATAATTTGGAAGAGCTGTAAGGCAGCACTAAATGATAAATTACAGGTGTTATGTTCTGTTGATGCAGAGTGAAAGAAAAATTAAGGTTGAAATGCTGGATGGATGAAGTGAGATTTGGGGTAACACTTGAGGCCTATCTGAAAAGATTGGTAGTGGAAAGGGAACTCAGGTTTAAATATGCACTCTGCAGTAGGCAGGATGGTTCATTTCTGGTGATCCTGTCTTAactgtagctggtctttgctactttgtgggttctctGTTATCCCATCCCCTTATCCCCCTGGTTTCACTCCTATCTCTAGGTAAGAgtgaaaggaggagagaggagagagagagagagagagagagagagagagagagagagagagagatccttgagTCTaagttctttccttttgtttatttgagcTCTATTACTAATAAACTCAACCAACCCCCGTGAACAGCCAACAGCCACCGACCCTGCCTCTCAGGGGCCCTGGCATTTATAGACCCTCTGTAAAATTCCCAAGATTCCAAACACCACACAGTTGCTGAAAcgatctgcagctggcaaaatcatgcctctgttagagcatgaggcaaat
It contains:
- the Dstyk gene encoding dual serine/threonine and tyrosine protein kinase isoform X2 — its product is MDQLQLTLHGIASLLVLDPSRLMEVDIVVAPCHSHRPAVDVLSDLANDFLPVITYALHKDELSERDEQELQEIRKYFSFPVFFFKVPTLEIIRSSSGRADSERSPLSGQLMDLGYLSSSHRNCMASDQDCRAQSMLVEQSEKLRQLSTFSHQLLQTRLVDAAKALNAVHSHCLDIFINQAFDMQRDLQITPKRLEYTRKKENELYESLMNIANRKQEEMKDMIVETLNTMKEELLDDAANMEFKDVIVPENGETVGTREIKSCIRQIQELIISRLNQAVANKLISSVDYLRESFVGTLERCLQSLEKSQDVSVHITSNYLKQILNAAYHVEVTFHSGSSVTRMLWEQIKQIIQRITWVNPPTITLEWKRKVAQEAIDSLSASKLAKSICSQFRTRLNSSHEAFAASLRQLEAGHSGRLEKTEDLWLKVRKDHAPRLARLSLESRSLQDVLLHRKPKLGQELGRGQYGVVYLCDNWGGHFPCALKSVVPPDEKHWNDLALEFHYMRSLPKHERLVDLHGSVIDYNYGGGSSVAVLLIMERLHRDLYTGLKAGLSLETRLQIALDVVEGIRFLHSQGLVHRDIKLKNVLLDKQNRAKITDLGFCKPEAMMSGSIVGTPIHMAPELFTGKYDNSVDVYAFGILFWYICSGSIKLPEAFERCASKDHLWNNVRRGTRPERLPVFDEECWQLMEACWDGDPSKRPLLGIVQPILRSIMDRLCKCDSERPSRGLDDST